Proteins from one Triticum aestivum cultivar Chinese Spring chromosome 7A, IWGSC CS RefSeq v2.1, whole genome shotgun sequence genomic window:
- the LOC123154756 gene encoding MEIOTIC F-BOX protein MOF-like, translating into MAAPRHAGGGCNTGVGGGGVGHDDDRLSALPDDLLHAIMSRVKALQVAQTCVLSTRWRHLWCAVSCLDVDEQEFGTHNNFEDFTTSLLGSHDIAFLDAFRLHATNLGSYQRRHLTHRWVRRAMGLDDTRPCRLRRLHLSGLNLNMEDIASHVSSRCPALEDLELENCNYYITCNINIASSSLKKLVVDSVSFGHDDNTFALVIDTPALVSLCLDGEFEHIVDYREPHSMPSLVDASIHLPVIEDMKPWYHYAEFLTPTMLELNIIGALSNVTSLQLSQFVVMLRLYPDCEDLPVYNFKNLRTLFLDECHISDDFLGLQQYLRNSHNLQKLTFCCCKVSNFGPREELIQRRHSYFEDLADFKCENLRLSEIIYQDGEDDVHLLVKFLEGMRKNLSNNKIELTKVD; encoded by the exons ATGGCGGCGCCGCGCCATGCAGGCGGCGGTTGCAACACCGGTGttgggggcggcggcgtcgggcacgACGACGACCGGCTGAGCGCCCTGCCGGACGATCTCCTCCACGCCATCATGTCGCGCGTCAAGGCCCTGCAGGTGGCGCAGACGTGCGTGTTGTCCACGAGGTGGAGGCACCTCTGGTGCGCCGTGTCGTGCCTCGACGTCGACGAGCAGGAGTTCGGCACCCACAACAACTTCGAGGACTTCACCACCAGCCTTCTAGGCAGCCATGACATCGCGTTTCTGGACGCCTTTCGGCTGCACGCAACTAATCTCGGGTCGTACCAGCGTCGACACCTTACTCACCGCTGGGTCCGCCGCGCCATGGGTCTAGATGACACACGCCCTTGCCGGCTCAGAAGGCTGCATCTTTCCGGCCTGAACTTGAACATGGAAGATATTGCGAGTCACGTCAGCTCCCGCTGCCCTGCTCTGGAGGACTTGGAACTGGAAAACTGCAACTACTATATCACCTGCAATATCAACATCGCCTCCTCCTCACTGAAGAAATTGGTCGTCGATAGTGTCTCCTTTGGTCATGATGATAATACTTTTGCGTTGGTTATAGACACTCCTGCTCTTGTTTCTCTCTGCTTGGACGGGGAGTTTGAGCACATTGTTGATTATAGAGAGCCACATAGCATGCCGTCTCTTGTCGATGCATCGATTCATCTGCCCGTGATCGAGGACATGAAGCCCTGGTACCATTACGCTGAATTCCTCACCCCAACTATGCTCGAACTGAATATTATTGGCGCGCTGTCTAATGTGACAAGCTTGCAGTTGTCGCAGTTTGTGGTCATG TTGCGTTTGTATCCAGATTGTGAGGATCTTCCTGTATACAACTTCAAGAACCTAAGAACCTTGTTCCTGGACGAGTGTCATATCAGCGACGACTTCCTCGGGCTGCAGCAATACCTTCGGAACTCGCATAACCTGCAGAAGCTCACTTTCTGCTGCTGCAAG GTCTCGAATTTTGGACCTAGAGAGGAGTTGATCCAACGCCGCCACTCATATTTTGAGGACCTAGCGGATTTCAAGTGCGAGAACCTTAGGCTTAGTGAAATCATATACCAAGATGGTGAAGATGATGTCCACCTATTGGTCAAGTTTTTGGAGGGCATGAGGAAGAATCTGTCAAACAACAAGATAGAACTCACTAAAGTCGATTAG
- the LOC123151236 gene encoding probable glycosyltransferase At5g25310, translating into MAARLLAVALSAAILLVAVGGRGVFPVSGAGRPSVERELDAARAAIRRAARRHGNNASSAAGTWFRGDDVDYALLARVYRNPAAFHRSYVEMERRFKVYVYEEGEPPLLHLGLCKDIYTIEGRFIEQLELLAPPASGVRTWDADRAHAFFLPFSVVQMVELAYRPLSYDRAPLLSLVGDYVRVVASRHPFWNRSAGADHFMLSCHDWAPDVSKGDPELYANGIRALCNANTSEGFRPGKDVSIPEINLYTGDTPRQLLGPSPGLSARPYLAFFAGGQHGHIRELLLRHWKGRDPATFPVYEYDLPSATGNSSSHKRRGRDRQSDYFAYMHRSRFCLCPSGHEVASPRVVEAIHAGCIPVLVTDGYAPPFADVLRWESFSVSVPVADIPRLKEVLERIPTAEVERLREGVRLVKRHFTLRQPPERLDMFHMILHSVWLRRLNFRLDH; encoded by the exons ATGGCTGCGCGCTTGCTTGCGGTCGCGCTCTCGGCCGCCATCCTCTTGGTCGCGGTCGGCGGCCGcggcgtcttccccgtctccggcgcgGGGAGGCCGAGCGTGGAGCGTGAGCTCGACGCGGCGCGAGCAGCCATACGGCGCGCGGCGCGGCGCCATGGCAACAACGCCAGCTCCGCGGCGGGCACGTGGTTCCGCGGCGACGACGTGGACTATGCTCTCCTCGCGAGGGTCTACCGCAACCCGGCAGCCTTCCACCG GAGCTACGTGGAGATGGAGAGGCGGTTCAAGGTATACGTGTACGAGGAGGGGGAGCCGCCGCTCCTGCACCTGGGGCTCTGCAAGGACATCTACACCATCGAGGGCCGCTTCATCGAGCAGCTCGAGCTCCTGGCGCCGCCGGCGTCCGGCGTCCGGACGTGGGACGCCGACCGCGcgcacgccttcttcctccccttcAGCGTCGTCCAGATGGTGGAGCTCGCGTACCGGCCCCTCTCCTACGACCGCGCCCCGCTCCTCTCCCTCGTCGGCGACTACGTCCGCGTCGTCGCCTCCCGCCACCCCTTCTGGAACCGCTCCGCCGGCGCCGACCACTTCATGCTCTCCTGCCACGACTGG GCTCCTGACGTGTCCAAGGGGGACCCGGAGCTGTACGCcaacggcatccgcgcgctctgcaacGCCAACACGTCCGAGGGGTTCCGGCCGGGGAAGGACGTGAGCATCCCGGAGATCAACCTCTACACCGGCGACACGCCGCGGCAGCTCCTGGGGCCCTCGCCGGGGCTGTCGGCGAGGCCCTACCTGGCCTTCTTCGCCGGCGGGCAGCATGGCCACATCCGCGAACTCCTGCTCCGCCACTGGAAGGGCCGCGACCCGGCCACCTTCCCCGTGTACGAGTACGACCTCCCCTCCGCCACCGGCAACAGCAGCAGCCACAAACGGCGAGGCCGCGACCGGCAGAGCGACTACTTCGCCTACATGCACCGCTCCCGATTCTGCCTGTGCCCCAGCGGGCACGAGGTGGCGAGCCCGCGCGTGGTGGAGGCCATCCACGCCGGCTGCATCCCCGTGCTGGTGACGGACGGCTACGCGCCGCCATTCGCCGACGTGCTGCGGTGGGAGTCCTTCTCGGTGTCCGTGCCCGTCGCCGACATCCCCAGGCTGAAGGAGGTGCTGGAGAGGATACCGACGGCGGAGGTGGAGCGGCTCCGGGAAGGGGTGCGGCTGGTGAAGCGGCACTTCACGCTGCGGCAGCCGCCGGAGAGGCTCGACATGTTCCACATGATCCTGCACTCCGTCTGGCTCAGGAGGCTCAACTTCAGACTCGACCACTAG